TTGGTCACCACGTCGTCGGCGTCCGCCTCCATAGCGGCTTCCATCAGCGCGTCCTCGTCCGTGCCCGGTGCGAAGGTAATCTGCCCCTTGCGCTCGAACAGGTAGGCCACCGAACCGTCGGTTCCCAGGTTGCCGCCGCACTTGCTGAACGCATGGCGCACCGCCGCGGCGGTACGGTTGCGGTTGTCGGTCATGCACTCGACCATCACCGCCACGCCGCCCGGGCCGTAGCCTTCGTAGGTCAATTCGACCATGTCATCCGTATCGGCGGCACCGGCCCCACGGGCGACGGCGCGGTCGATGATATCGCGGCTCATGTTGGCGCCGAGCGCCTTGTCCAGCGCCAGGCGCAGGCGCGGGTTGGAGCCCGGATCACCGCCACCCTGGCGGGCGGCGACGGTCAGTTCGCGGATCCACTTGGTGAAGATCTTGCCTTTCTTGGCATCCTGACGCTCTTTGCGGTGCTTGATGTTCGCCCACTTGGAATGGCCAGCCATAACACAACTCCGAATTCTCTAGAAACCTTATCAATCCCGCCCCCGGCGAGATTTCCCTCTTTCAAACGCAAAGGCGCATCCGAAGATGCGCCTTTTGACTGCTTACAACCTTATCGCGCTTTCACGCAGCAGCCTTACTCAGCCTTCGGCGTCTCGCGCAGGCGAATGTGCAGTTCGCGCAATGCCTTGGCATCCACCACACCCGGTGCCTGGGTCATGACGTCCGCAGCGCTCTGGGTTTTCGGGAAGGCGATCACTTCACGGATCGACTGGGCGCCGGTCATCAGCATCACCAGACGGTCCAGGCCGAACGCCAAACCACCGTGGGGCGGCGCACCGTATTTGAGCGCGTCGAGCAGGAAGCCGAATTTCTCTTCCTGTTCCGCTTCGTTGATGCCCAGCAGACGGAACACCGCTTGTTGCATCTCCTTGCGGTGGATACGGATCGAACCGCCGCCCAACTCGGTGCCGTTGAGCACCATGTCGTAGGCGCGGGACAGCGCGCCGGCCGGGTTGGCTTCCAGCTCGGCCGGGGAGCACTTCGGCGCGGTGAACGGGTGGTGCAAGGCGCTGAAGCTGCCGTCGTCGTTTTCTTCGAACATCGGGAAGTCGACAACCCACATCGGCGCCCATTCGCAGGTCAGCAGGTTCAGGTCGTGACCGAGCTTGATGCGCAGCGCGCCCAGGGCCTCGCTGACGATCTTGGCCTTGTCGGCACCGAAGAACACGATGTCGCCATCGACCGCACCAACGCGATCGAGGATTTCGTTCAAGTTGTCCAGCGGGATGTTTTTCACGATCGGCGATTGCAGGCCATCAACACCGTTGGCGCGCTCGTTGACCTTGATGTACGCCAGGCCCTTGGCGCCGTAGATGCCGACGAACTTGGTGTAGTCGTCGATCTGCTTGCGCGGCATGCTCGCGCCGCCTGGCACGCGCAGGGCGGCGATGCGGCATTTCGGGTCGTTGGCCGGGCCGCTGAACACCTTGAAGTCGACGTCCTTGAGCTGGTCGGCCACGTCCACCAGTTCCAGCGGGTTACGCAGGTCCGGCTTGTCGGAACCGTAGCGGCGCATGGCTTCTTCGAAGGTCATGTGCGGGAAGTCGCCGAACTCCAGGTCCAGCACTTCCTTGAACAGGTTGCGGATCATTTGTTCGGTGAGGCCCATGATCTCTGTTTCATCGAGGAAGCTGGTCTCGATGTCGATCTGGGTGAATTCCGGCTGGCGGTCGGCGCGCAGGTCTTCGTCACGGAAGCATTTGGCGATCTGGTAGTAACGGTCGAAGCCGGCCACCATCAGCAGTTGCTTGAACAGCTGCGGCGATTGCGGCAGCGCGAAGAACGAACCGGCGTGGGTACGGCTCGGCACCAGGTAGTCACGCGCACCTTCCGGCGTTGCACGGGTGAGGATTGGTGTTTCAACATCGAGGAAGCCGTTCTCGTCGAGGAAACGGCGGATGCTGGTGGTCATGCGCGAGCGCAGACGCAGCTTCTCGGCCATTTCCGGGCGACGCAGGTCCAGGAAGCGGTAGCGCAGGCGAGTTTCCTCGCCAACGTCGGAATATTCGTTGAGCGGGAACGGCGGAGTTTCCGACTCGTTCAGCACTTCCAGTTCATAGCCCAGCACTTCGATGCCACCGGACGCCATGTTCTTGTTCACCGCACCGGCCGGGCGCAGGCGCACCTTGCCGGTGATCTTCACAACGTACTCGCTGCGCACGCGGTCGGCGGCGGCGAAACTTTCGGCGCGGTCCGGATCGAACACTACCTGGGCCAGACCGTCACGATCACGGATATCGAGGAAGATCACCCCGCCGTGGTCGCGGCGACGGTGAACCCATCCGCAAAGGGTGATTTCCTGACCTTCCAGGGTCTCGTTCAGTTGGCCGCAATAGTGGCTGCGCATCATGGTAGTGGTTTCACTTCTCGTAATTCGAAATTCGGTGGCAGGCCTGCCGCGTCACCGTACATTAAAGCAGGGGACGGATAATGCAGGAGCCTGCGCGTAGAGTTCAACTCAGTCTGCTTTGTCGCCGCCCGCCAGGTTCTTCTTGGCGCCGGTCTTGAAATCGGTCTCGTACCAGCCGCTGCCGCTCAGGCGGAAGCCCGGCATGGACAACATCTTTTTCAACTCAGGTGCCTGGCAGGCTGGGCAATCGACCAACGGCGCGGCGCTGATCTTCTGAATGGCTTCCAACTGATGACCACAGGAAGCACATTGATAGTCGTACATGGGCATGGGGATGTCTCGGCGATCAGATCGTACTGCGCCACGCCCTGCCGTTGTGCATAAAGCCCGGCATGCGCAGCAAAGCGCGGGATTATATCTGGTAAATCGAGGCAGCGCAGCCGGCTTTCTGCCCGAGGCCCGGCCCGCCAGAAGGAAGGACCGGGCCCTGGAGCCATCCACTCACACCGGCCCGGACGCGCCAAGGCGATCTTTCAACAAGTGAACCACGCACACCACCCGCACCAGCCCGCTGAAGTTTTTCACGCCGCCATAACGCAAATGTACTTCGCGATCGACATAGGACAACAGCGCACTGACCGAGCAGGTGTTGATCCTGGCTATTTCCGTGAGGATATTCCAATAGATCTGTTCAAGCCGCAGGCACGTGGAAAACCCATTGAGGCGCACCGACCGGGATAAGGGTTTGGCCAGCCCCATGTCGAACCCTTTCGCGAAGGGGTCGACCTTTATCTTGTGAAAACCAGCGGTTTCCACGCCCTTACCCACTCCACATGACATACACCTGACACTCCCTTGCCAAACAGCAGTCCATGGGTTTCTCCCATTGGACGGTAGGCCTATAAAACAGCAGGAAGCGACGAGCAGCCAGAAGACGCGGGAGCTGGGCGTCGTAGGACAACGCCAGCAAGCGCAGGGAAACCAGCGAGTGGCGCCCTGCAGACGCCACCCGGTTCAACGATTACTGGTTTTCGAGCAACGAGCGCAGCATCCAGGCGGTTTTTTCGTGCACTTGCATACGCTGGGTCAACAGGTCCGCCGTCGGCTCATCGCTGACTTTGTCGAGCAGTGGGAAAATGCCACGCGCGGTACGAGTGACGGCCTCTTGGCCGGCCACCAGTTGCTTGATCATCTCTTCAGCGCTCGGCACGCCCTCTTCTTCCTTGATCGAAGACAGACGGGCGTAGATCGAGTAGGCACCCGGCGCCGGGAAGCCCAGGGCACGGATACGCTCGGCAATGGAATCCACCGCCAGCGCCAGTTCGTTGTACTGCTCCTCGAACATCAGGTGCAGCGTACGAAACATGGGACCCGTGACGTTCCAATGGAAGTTGTGGGTCTTCAGATACAGTACGTAGGTATCGGACAGCAGCCGTGAAAGTCCGTCGACGATGGACTTACGGTCTTCTTCACTGATACCAATATCGATTGCCATGTTTTTCCCCTTCAATTGATGAGCATTACATTGATCAGGTGCAGGACCACTCTAGCAAGAGTGCAGGCTACGTGCAGCCCGGCATATCCAGGCGATGTGCGGCAAATCGCCCCGCACCGCTTGCGAGGCAGCGGCCGGTGAGCCTGTTGTCCTGTAGGAAAAACGCTCGAAAGGCCGCCCAGATTACCTGCACCCCTCTAGGACAAGCCTCCGGCGCAAAAATGCCGCCGCGATTGCAACACCCCGAAATGCTTGATTTGAGTAGGCACAGCCTTTGCTGTTAAATAGGCGCCGTGTGGCTGCCGTTCATTTCTGCGGCACGTCACATAGGCTGATACCCGCGCACGTGCTCAACGCCTCCCATTGTTCAGAAGCGACCCGTGCCAGTCAGCTCTTCCTTGTGATCCGTCTTAACGTGAGTTAATCAAAATGTTGAAAATCGTCCACCTGCTAACGGGCGTTGCAGCGTTGCTGCTGTCCTTTATCCCGAGCCTGCAGCCTGAAAGCCTGCCCTACCTGCAACAATACGACGCTCTATACCTGGCCTTGTTCGGCCTTCTCAACCTGACGCTGGCACCGGTAATCCCTTACTGGAACAAAGGCACGCGTCATCAACTGCAAAACCTGGTCAGCGCGCTGCTGGTACTGACTGTAGTCGTTCAAACCCTCACCCTGCTGGCACCCATGCCTGAAGTGGGCGGCCATCCGGCCATCCTGCTCAGCCTGGTGATTGCTGTGGTCGCCATCGTTCTTCACTTGGCCATCAGCTTCTACCGCTCATCCCCGGCGGCCGCGTCGCAAAACTACGACATGACCAACCGGGATACCGGGACCGTCAAGTGGTTCAACACCTCCAAAGGCTTCGGCTTTATTTCGCGCGACTCGGGTGACGATATTTTCGTCCACTTCCGGGCTATCCGCGGTGAAGGGCACCGCGTTCTGGTCGAAGGCCAGCGCGTGGAATTCTCGGTGATGAACCGCGACAAAGGCCTGCAAGCTGAAGATGTAATCGCTGCCCTGCCGCGTCGCTGACTCCAGCCTGCGCTGCAAAAAAACCGCGATCCGGCGCAGGCTGGATCGCGGTTTTTTATTGCACGCTCATTCAATAGTGCGGCGGCGGTGCTTCTTCTTCCGAGGTTTCAAACTGGCCGCCCATCTCTTCCTGGCGCTTGAGCAATGCGTTCATCTGCAGTTGCAGGCGCTCTACGGCTTGCTGCTGGGCGACCAGAATGTCGTTGAGGGTTTCGATGGTGTCGTCCTGGAAGGCCAGACGGCTTTCCAGATCGGTGACGCGAGCTTGCAGGTCCATGGTTCAGTCCTGGATAAAAATGAAGTTGGCAGGCAGTAATTCACGCAGTCGACTGCGGATCGCCGCCACCTGCTCCGGGCTGTAGGGGCGGGCCGGATGCTTGCCCCACACCGGCGCCGGCCAGGCTGCGTCATCGCGTTTGCGCACGATCACATGCACATGCAACTGGCTGACGACATTACCCAGCGCGCCGATGTTCATCTTGTCGGCGGTCAGGCCGTCGTTCAGCAGCTGTGCGAGGGTGGTCGTTTCCTGCCACAAGCTCTGTTGATCGGCGACATCCAGTTGAAACACTTCGCTGATAGCGTTGATGCGCGGCACCAGGATGAACCAGGGGTAATTCGAATCATTGGATAGCAGCAGGCGACAGAGCGGAAAGTCTCCGATGACCAAAGTGTCTTGTTGCAGGCGTTGATCTAAAGCGAACACGTAGGCACTCCGTTCGGCAAGTCAATTCAGGCGCCAGCATAACGCCGAATGCTCAAGGCTTCACGGTGAATGCGCCTTGAGGCAAATGGACTGCCTGCTTGCACCCTTTCGAGGCAGCGAAACGCTTGAACCAAGCTAAGTCGGGCTCCAGAGAGGTGCACCAAAATGACCCAGCCATGCCTCAAAGCGATCCATCCGCTACCCACTTGGAGGGTCAATCGGTAACGTTTTGCTCAGGTGCAGGCTTTGTAGACCACCGAATGGGGGTAACACACGCGCGTCAAGCGAGAACCAGTCGGTTTAAAAAGCCCGTGTTTATGCGGTTTTTACACGGCCGTAACGTTTTTCACGAAAAAATGACATTCGATCAGCGCTTTGTGCACGCTTGTTGCATTCACCTCACTATCGTCGGCAACGACACCTGGGTGGATGCCAGGGTTTCGCGATAGGCAACAGTAGCGTTTCAATGTGCACCAGGGATGGATTTCAAACTTTCAGCAAGTCTGAAAAGAGCATTGAAGTTGTCAGCCCGGTCATCGCCGGGCTGTGATTTGCGACACGGAGCTAGCAATTTACGACAGCCTCGTAAAGAAGCTGAAAGGATAGTTGGGTAAGTATCGTCAACAGCGCCGGTGTGAGCTAACTTTGCGCCGACACAATAAAGAAAGAGCCGCCCAGATAAAAATACAGGTGGGACGGCAGTACTCTTCCTAAAATCAAAGGAGCAAATCACGATGCGCGTGATGAAGTGGAGCATGATCGCCCTGGCTGTTTCAGCAGGCACCTCGCAGTTCGCAATGGCGTCCGCCCAGGACGATTCCAAGGGCTTTGTTGAAGACAGCACGTTCAGCATCAATACTCGCGCTCTGTACTTCAGCCGCGACTTCCGTAACAACCCGTCGGGCCCGGGCTCCAAGAGCCGTGCCGAAGAAAGCGGCCTGGGCTTCAACGCCTTGTACGAATCGGGCTTCACCCAGGGCACCGTGGGTGTCGGTGTTGACGTGATCGGCCTGATGGGCCTCAAGCTCGACAGCGGCAAGGGCCGCGCCGGCACCGGTCTGTTCCCTACCGGTTCCGACGGTCGCTCGCAGGACGAGTACTCCAAGGGCGGTGGCGCGGTTAAGTTCCGCATCTCCAATACCGTGCTGAAAATCGGTGACCAGTACACCACAGCGCCTGTATTCGCTTCCGATGACAGCCGTCTGCTGCCTGAACTGCCACAAGGTATCTCGATCACCAGCAACGAGATCAAGGGCCTGAAGCTCGAAGGCGGTCACTTCACGTCCAGCGTCGCGCAAAACCAGACCTACCACGACAGCCTGGGCCTGACCAAGACCGACTTTGTCGGCGGCGTCTATGCCTTCACCCCGGAAGTCACCGGCAGCCTGTACTACGCGAAAACCGAAGACTACTTCCGCAAGTACTACAGCAACCTGAACTGGACCCACGCCCTGAGCGATGACCAGTCCTTCGCGCTGGACTTCAACATCTACGACACCAAGAGCGATGGTGCCGGCCTGCAGCGCGCCGAGAAAGATGGCGTGACCAAGCTCGACAACCGCGCATTCAGCTTGCAGGGTGCGTACACCATCGGCGCTCACACCTTTACCCTGGCGGCCCAGAAGGTTACCGGCGACGGCGACTACGGCTACGGCGTAGATGGCGGCGGCACCGTGTTCCTGGCCAACTCCATCGCCCGTTCCGACTTCAACGCCGAAGGCGAGAAGTCCTACCAGGCACGTTACGACATCAACATGGCGACCTTCGGCATTCCCGGCCTGAGCTTCATGACCCGCTACGTCACCGGTAGCGGCGCCAACACGGCCACCACCAGCAACGGTAAAGAGTGGGAACGCGACATCGAAGCCAAGTACGTGATCCAGAGCGGCCCGGCTAAAAACCTCAGCCTGCGTCTGCGTCAAGCAACCTATCGTTCCGGTGATGGCGTTTACTACGGTTCGCCGTCGATCGACGAACTGCGTCTGATCGCGAACTATCCGCTGAACATCCTGTAATTGCGCGAGCTGTTACAACGATGACTTAAGGTTTCGACCTTGAATAAAAAGCCGCTCCCCTGTTTGCAAGGGAGCGGCTTTTTTATTGCAGTTATATTTCAACGAAGAAGTAACTAGCAAGCTAAGTAACTATATTCATCTACCCGATCTAACCTGACCTTTCGGCCAAGTTAAACCCAACACTCAGTATTACTTCGCTGCCGTTTCCTGCATCACCCGAATAACACGCTGCGGAAATGGGATATCAATTCCCGCTGCCTTCAAGCGATCACGGGCCAGCTCATTAAGCATAAATATTACATCCCAATAGTCCGCGGTTTTGGTCCAGCAGCGCAGGGAAACGGTGATTGAACTGTCGCCCAATGTCGAAACCACCGCTACAGCCGCAGGGTCTGCCAGTACGCGTGGGTCCCTGGCCAATTCCAGCAGCACTTCGCGGGCCTTCTGCAGGTCGGCTTCGTAGTCAACACCTACGTCGAATACCACCTTGCGAGTAGGCTGACGGTTGGTGTTGGTGATGATGCCGTTGGACAGGCTGCCATTGGGGATAATCACGGTCTTGTTGTCGCCGGTGCGCAATACGGTGTGGAAAATCTGAATGCTGTCGACGGTACCCGACGTGCCCTGGGCCTCGATCCAGTCACCAATACGGAACGGACGGAACAACAGAATCAGCACGCCACCGGCAAAATTCGCCAGGCTGCCTTGCAATGCCAGGCCAATAGCCAGCGTGGCAGCGCCGATTGCGGCGACGAACGAGGTGGTCGCCACACCGATCATCGAAGCCACGTTGACCACGAGCATGACTTTGAGCGCGATGTTCGCCAAGCTGGTAATAAAGTGTTGCAGCGCCATGTCCGCGTTACGCAAGGCCAGCAAACGCCCTACTCGCCGGGTCAATACGTTGATCAGCCACCAGCCGATGGCCAGGGTGATAACGGCCAGCAGTACCCGGCTGCCGTATTCCATGATCATCGGGATCCAGGACTGCGAGGTCTTGATCAAATGATCCACTTCAGCGTTCAAATCCATCTATCTTCTCCTGTGGTGCGGATATGCGGCTTTATTGACTGCCTGAAAACGCAAATGAGCCCCGTAGGGCTCAAGTGTAGGCACTGTTGCTGCGGCGTGGGACGTCAAAAACGGCCACAGGTTCCGCAATGTGCCATCAGTCGCGGAAGTTATTGAACTGCAATGGCATGTCGAAGGTCTTGGCGCGCAGGGCCGCGATGGCCTCTTGCAGGTCATCACGCTTCTTGCCGGTGACACGCACCTGTTCACCCTGGATGGCCGCCTGGACTTTCAGCTTGGCATCCTTGATGTGCGCAACGATTTTCTTCGCCAGCTCCTTATCGATGCCTTCCTTGAGCACGGCTTCCTGCTTCATCAGCTTGCCGGAGGCGTAAGCGTCCTTGACTTCAAGGCACTGCACGTCGATCTTGCGCTTGACCAGAGCCAGTTTGAGGATTTCGATCATCGCTTCCAGCTGGAAATCGGCTTCAGCGGTCAGGTTGACGGTCAGTTCCTTTTCCTTGAATTCGAAGCTGCCCTTGCCTTTCAAGTCATAGCGACGGTCCAGTTCCTTGACGGCGTTTTCGACGGCGTTGGTGACTTCGTGTTTGTCCAGTTCGGATACCACGTCGAACGAAGGCATGTCATTTCTCCAATATAAGGGGCGGGCTCAGTAGAGATGGAGCGCGCCCAAGCTAAAATGCCGGGGCATTATAGCGGTTCTTTCGCCGCATTCACCGCTGGCAACCCTCTGGAGCACACTGATGTCGACCACCTGGCATATTCTCGGCGCCGGTAGCCTGGGCACCCTCTGGGCTACGCGGTTGGCGCGAGCGGGCGTGCCGGTACGGTTGATCCTGCGCGATCAGGCGCGCCTTGCCAGCTATGCGTCGGGCGCGGGCCTGACCCTGGTTGAACACGGCATTGCGCACACCTACCGGGTAACCGGCGAAACACCCGACAGTCCGGAGCCGATCCATCGCCTGCTGGTGGCGTGCAAAGCCTACGATGCCCAAAGCGCCGTCGCCCAGTTGCAACATCGCCTGGTACCCGACGCGGAACTGATCCTGCTGCAAAACGGCCTCGGCAGCCAGGATGCGGTGGCCGCCCAGTTGCCGCAGGCGCGTTGTATCTTTGCCTCCAGCACCGAAGGCGCGTTTCGCGATGGCGAGTGGCGCGTGGTATTTGCCGGCCACGGCTACACCTGGCTGGGGGACGTGGCTCGCCCTACGGCGCCGCTGTGGCTGGACGACTTGCAGGCCGCCGCCATTCCCCATGAATGGAGCACCGACATCCTTACGCGCCTGTGGCGCAAGCTGGCGCTCAATTGCGCGATCAACCCGCTGACCGTGCTCTACCAATGCCGCAACGGAGGCCTGCAGGCTCATCAATGCGAAGTCGCCACCTTGTGCGCTGAATTGACCGAACTGCTGGAATGCTGCGGCCAGCCTGCGGCTGCACTGGATTTGCACAGTGAAGTGCAACGGGTGATCCAGGCCACTGCGGCCAACTACTCATCCATGTACCAGGACGTGGCCAACGCGCGGCGTACCGAGATCAGCTACTTATTGGGCTACGCCTGCCAGGCGGCCGCCCGTCATCAAAGGGTGCTGCCCCATCTTCAGCAGGTGCAGGCGCGTTTGGTCGAGCAGTTGGTTGCACGCCGATTGCCCCGCGACTGAAGCACGCGCTACCCTGCCTTATGTCTATTGCCTGCGAAAAACCTGATGCCACTGCGCCAGCGTCTTGAAAACTTACCGGTAGGGCAGAAACTGCTGGCCGCCCTGCTGGTACTGCTGACCACCGTGTTGCTGGTGGCCAACCTGACCTTTATCAGTGCCGCCTACTGGATCTCCCAGGAAAGCATGGCGCCCCAGGCGTTGCAAGCCATCGGTCGGCTGGTGTCCAACCCGGCACTCGCCGCCGAGGCCCTTCAATCCCCGGCCAAGGCCAACGCGCTGCTCAATGAACTGACCAGCTACTCACCCTTGCGCGCCGCCGCCCTGTACGACGCAGAGGGCAATCGTCTGGCGCAGATGCAACACGGCGACCGCCTGCACCTGCCGGACAATTACCGGCATGTCGAAGCCTGGCGGCTCACCGAGTTTCGCAGCAACCAAATCATCACCCTGCCCCGCCCCGGCCAGCCTTCAGGGCATCTGTTGCTGGTGGCCAGCAGCGAGCTACCGGTGGCTTTCTATACCGGCACCCTGACCGCGAGCCTGGGCATCCTGATTTTCAGCGTCTTGCTGTGGCTGGTGATTGCCCGGCAGATCAAACGCCTGATCACCCGTCCCATCCATGAGCTCGAAGAACTGTCGCGCCAAGTGACTCGCGAAGAGAACTACGCCCTGCGCGCAGGCCCCGGCAACCACGACGAAATCGGCAGCCTGGCGGAAGCGTTCAACACCATGCTGTCGCGCATCGAGGCCCGTGAACAGCAGCTCAAACGCGCACGGGACGATTCCCAGGCCGCCTACGACCAGGCCCAGGGCCTGGCCGAAGAAACCCGTCATACCAACCGCAAGCTGGAACTGGAAGTCCAGGTGCGCAGCAAGATCGAGAAAAAGCTCACCGGTTTTCAGAATTACCTCAACAGCATTATCGACTCGATGCCTTCGGCGCTGATCGCCCTGGACGAACAGCTCTACGTCACCCAGTGGAACCAGGAAGCCACCGCGCTTTCCGGCACGCGCCTGGACGAGGCCCTGAACCAGCCGATCTTTCTCGCGTTCCAACCGCTCAAGCCGTACCTGCCGCAAATCAAGGCCACGGTGGAACAGCACACGGTGGAGCGGATCGAGCGGGTCACCTGGGTCAAGGACGACGAGCCAAAGCATTACGCCCTGACGTTCTACCCGTTGATGGGCGGTGCCGGGCGTGGCGTGGTGATCCGCATCGACGACATCACCCAGCGCCTGTCCCTGGAAGAAATGATGGTGCAGTCGGAAAAAATGCTCTCGGTGGGCGGCCTCGCTGCCGGCATGGCCCATGAAATCAACAATCCGCTGGGCGCGATTCTGCACAACGTGCAGAACATTCGGCGGCGCCTGTCACCCGACCTGCCCAGGAACCTGGAACACGCCGAACAGGCGGGTATCGAACTGGAAACGGTCAATCGTTACCTGCAGGCGCGCGAAGTGCCGCAATTACTTGACGGGATTCAACAGGCCGGTGCACGCGCAGCGAAGATCGTCACGCACATGCTCAGCTTCAGCCGACGCAGCAATCGGCAAATGGCCCCCTGCGACTTGCCGGCCCTGATCGACCAGGCCGTGGAGATCGCCGGCAACGATTTCGACCTGGCCATTGGTTTTGACTTCAAGGGCCAGGCGATCATCCGTCAGTTCGATCCGCAACTGGGCCCGGTGCCGGGCACGGCCAACGAACTGGAGCAAGTGCTGCTCAACCTGCTGAAAAATGCCGCCCAGGCGATTCACCTGCGTGAGGACGACAGCGAACCGGGGCGCATCATCCTGCGCACCCGCCTCAACCCGCCGTGGGCCGAAATCCAGGTGGAAGACAATGGCATCGGCATGAGCGAAAACGTGCGCAAACGCACCTTCGAGCCGTTCTTCACCACCAAGGAAATCGGCCAGGGCACCGGGCTCGGGCTGTCGGTGTCG
This genomic stretch from Pseudomonas orientalis harbors:
- a CDS encoding FmdB family zinc ribbon protein — encoded protein: MPMYDYQCASCGHQLEAIQKISAAPLVDCPACQAPELKKMLSMPGFRLSGSGWYETDFKTGAKKNLAGGDKAD
- a CDS encoding ribbon-helix-helix domain-containing protein, with amino-acid sequence MSCGVGKGVETAGFHKIKVDPFAKGFDMGLAKPLSRSVRLNGFSTCLRLEQIYWNILTEIARINTCSVSALLSYVDREVHLRYGGVKNFSGLVRVVCVVHLLKDRLGASGPV
- a CDS encoding mechanosensitive ion channel family protein, whose amino-acid sequence is MDLNAEVDHLIKTSQSWIPMIMEYGSRVLLAVITLAIGWWLINVLTRRVGRLLALRNADMALQHFITSLANIALKVMLVVNVASMIGVATTSFVAAIGAATLAIGLALQGSLANFAGGVLILLFRPFRIGDWIEAQGTSGTVDSIQIFHTVLRTGDNKTVIIPNGSLSNGIITNTNRQPTRKVVFDVGVDYEADLQKAREVLLELARDPRVLADPAAVAVVSTLGDSSITVSLRCWTKTADYWDVIFMLNELARDRLKAAGIDIPFPQRVIRVMQETAAK
- a CDS encoding YajQ family cyclic di-GMP-binding protein, which translates into the protein MPSFDVVSELDKHEVTNAVENAVKELDRRYDLKGKGSFEFKEKELTVNLTAEADFQLEAMIEILKLALVKRKIDVQCLEVKDAYASGKLMKQEAVLKEGIDKELAKKIVAHIKDAKLKVQAAIQGEQVRVTGKKRDDLQEAIAALRAKTFDMPLQFNNFRD
- a CDS encoding putative 2-dehydropantoate 2-reductase, translating into MSTTWHILGAGSLGTLWATRLARAGVPVRLILRDQARLASYASGAGLTLVEHGIAHTYRVTGETPDSPEPIHRLLVACKAYDAQSAVAQLQHRLVPDAELILLQNGLGSQDAVAAQLPQARCIFASSTEGAFRDGEWRVVFAGHGYTWLGDVARPTAPLWLDDLQAAAIPHEWSTDILTRLWRKLALNCAINPLTVLYQCRNGGLQAHQCEVATLCAELTELLECCGQPAAALDLHSEVQRVIQATAANYSSMYQDVANARRTEISYLLGYACQAAARHQRVLPHLQQVQARLVEQLVARRLPRD
- a CDS encoding Dps family protein; the encoded protein is MAIDIGISEEDRKSIVDGLSRLLSDTYVLYLKTHNFHWNVTGPMFRTLHLMFEEQYNELALAVDSIAERIRALGFPAPGAYSIYARLSSIKEEEGVPSAEEMIKQLVAGQEAVTRTARGIFPLLDKVSDEPTADLLTQRMQVHEKTAWMLRSLLENQ
- a CDS encoding SlyX family protein, whose amino-acid sequence is MDLQARVTDLESRLAFQDDTIETLNDILVAQQQAVERLQLQMNALLKRQEEMGGQFETSEEEAPPPHY
- a CDS encoding HIT domain-containing protein; this encodes MFALDQRLQQDTLVIGDFPLCRLLLSNDSNYPWFILVPRINAISEVFQLDVADQQSLWQETTTLAQLLNDGLTADKMNIGALGNVVSQLHVHVIVRKRDDAAWPAPVWGKHPARPYSPEQVAAIRSRLRELLPANFIFIQD
- the aspS gene encoding aspartate--tRNA ligase codes for the protein MMRSHYCGQLNETLEGQEITLCGWVHRRRDHGGVIFLDIRDRDGLAQVVFDPDRAESFAAADRVRSEYVVKITGKVRLRPAGAVNKNMASGGIEVLGYELEVLNESETPPFPLNEYSDVGEETRLRYRFLDLRRPEMAEKLRLRSRMTTSIRRFLDENGFLDVETPILTRATPEGARDYLVPSRTHAGSFFALPQSPQLFKQLLMVAGFDRYYQIAKCFRDEDLRADRQPEFTQIDIETSFLDETEIMGLTEQMIRNLFKEVLDLEFGDFPHMTFEEAMRRYGSDKPDLRNPLELVDVADQLKDVDFKVFSGPANDPKCRIAALRVPGGASMPRKQIDDYTKFVGIYGAKGLAYIKVNERANGVDGLQSPIVKNIPLDNLNEILDRVGAVDGDIVFFGADKAKIVSEALGALRIKLGHDLNLLTCEWAPMWVVDFPMFEENDDGSFSALHHPFTAPKCSPAELEANPAGALSRAYDMVLNGTELGGGSIRIHRKEMQQAVFRLLGINEAEQEEKFGFLLDALKYGAPPHGGLAFGLDRLVMLMTGAQSIREVIAFPKTQSAADVMTQAPGVVDAKALRELHIRLRETPKAE
- a CDS encoding YebC/PmpR family DNA-binding transcriptional regulator, with translation MAGHSKWANIKHRKERQDAKKGKIFTKWIRELTVAARQGGGDPGSNPRLRLALDKALGANMSRDIIDRAVARGAGAADTDDMVELTYEGYGPGGVAVMVECMTDNRNRTAAAVRHAFSKCGGNLGTDGSVAYLFERKGQITFAPGTDEDALMEAAMEADADDVVTNEDGSIDVFTSFASFYAVRNALEAAGFSGTDAEIVMLPTTSAELDLDGAQKVLKLLDMLEDLDDVQNVYSNADIPESVAEQLV
- a CDS encoding cold-shock protein → MLKIVHLLTGVAALLLSFIPSLQPESLPYLQQYDALYLALFGLLNLTLAPVIPYWNKGTRHQLQNLVSALLVLTVVVQTLTLLAPMPEVGGHPAILLSLVIAVVAIVLHLAISFYRSSPAAASQNYDMTNRDTGTVKWFNTSKGFGFISRDSGDDIFVHFRAIRGEGHRVLVEGQRVEFSVMNRDKGLQAEDVIAALPRR
- a CDS encoding OprD family porin, which translates into the protein MRVMKWSMIALAVSAGTSQFAMASAQDDSKGFVEDSTFSINTRALYFSRDFRNNPSGPGSKSRAEESGLGFNALYESGFTQGTVGVGVDVIGLMGLKLDSGKGRAGTGLFPTGSDGRSQDEYSKGGGAVKFRISNTVLKIGDQYTTAPVFASDDSRLLPELPQGISITSNEIKGLKLEGGHFTSSVAQNQTYHDSLGLTKTDFVGGVYAFTPEVTGSLYYAKTEDYFRKYYSNLNWTHALSDDQSFALDFNIYDTKSDGAGLQRAEKDGVTKLDNRAFSLQGAYTIGAHTFTLAAQKVTGDGDYGYGVDGGGTVFLANSIARSDFNAEGEKSYQARYDINMATFGIPGLSFMTRYVTGSGANTATTSNGKEWERDIEAKYVIQSGPAKNLSLRLRQATYRSGDGVYYGSPSIDELRLIANYPLNIL